CGTATTCCTTTTTGATGTTTTCCAATGCTTTTTTGAGCATGTATTCTCTATTTTCCTTGTCTACCAGTTCAATTTCGATAGCAACAAGATCAATATGGGATGGAATTACATCCACATTAGGAGCTGTACATTTTATAATTGCTTCTTCTGGAGTATTACTGTGTTCCAAAATTTGATACGTTCCTATTTCAACACCTTCAACATCAATACCTAAGCCTGATGTGGCATTCGCTTGGGGGTCAGCGTCAATAAGTAATACTTTCTTCTCTAAAACACCCAAAGAAGCTGCAAGATTAACAGATGTGGTAGTTTTTCCAACGCCTCCTTTTTGATTAGCAATCGCAATGATTTTGCCCATTTATTTTTGAATTTTGAACGGTAAAAATACAATTAATTATTGTTTCTAAAAATCTATTTTGTTAACATTTGTTAATGTCTGATTAGTTGTAGTTTGTAGGATTATAATTTATAGCATTTAAGCCGTTTTTTAGATTCTTCTAGCGTTTCGTCTCCCGTCTTGACTCCTTCCCAATTTTTCATGAACCTATTAGATAATTTTTTTTGTATTTGATTTTATTGTTTGTAAAAAGAAGAAGATGTTTCTGTTAAATTTCTGCTTTTTTAATTTAGAAATAAAGGAGTTTTGTTTTGCCTTTTCAGGGATTTAAAAAAATAATTCTTATTTTGGAAATAGTTTTGTGTAAGTGAAAAATAGTTATATATTTGCCGACGCTTTCGGGGTGTAGCGTAGCTCGGTTATCGCGCCTGCTTTGGGAGCAGGAGGCCGCAGGTTCGAATCCTGCCACCCCGACAATAAAGTTTAAAAATAAAAAAAAGCCTGTAAATAAATTTACAGGCTTTTGTCTTTTATACTATTTAATGCGAATTAAATTTTAGTTGATAGAAGTTTGTTTTTCTTCAAAAAATCAAAAGAAGAGGCTTTGTCTTCGTTTCCCATTTTTAAGTAATCACTAGGGGTAATTCCCATTTCAGTTTTAAATATACTATAGAAATTTGAACGGGATGTAAATCCTGATTTTTGTGCTATGGCTTCAATGGTAAGATTAGAATATTCTGGATTAACTAATAATTCTATTGCATGTGCAATTCTTAATTGATTTTTAAGTGTTATAAATTTAATTTTTAAGATTGAATTAAAACAATAAGAAATGTGATTTTGATGAACCTGAAGTGCTATAGCCATATCTCCAACCGAAAAACTAGGTGCTAAATATGGTTTTTCTTTTTCTAAATAAATTTGTATTCTCTCTGCTAATTCATTAAAAGGGTTTTCAGATTCATCTACTGTTTCTTTAGTTAAATTAGTTGAATTTGCATTCCCTAATTTAATATCCGTTTCTGATGTTTTAGTTTTTGATTCATTCTTTTTTTCTGAATTATAATTCGGCATTCCATAAAGAACCTTAGGGAATAGCAACATACTGATTCCTAAAAATGAAAAAGCTATTCCGCAATTAAGATATACAATTGTTGAACTTGTGATTGTATGGCTTGGAGTGTCACTCAGAAAATTGTAAGTCAGTATAAAAAAATTAATTAATAAAAACGCAACCATAGCTAATAATGCAACCAACCATCGGTATGAAATAAGGTACTGCTCGACTGGAATATTGTTTTTTGGATTTTTATTTGGAGAAAATTTCCATAAAATATAAATACAAAAGAATAAGTACATTAGTAGCATACCTGTTCTGAAAAAAAAGTTAAACTCAACTGGGAATAAAAAATTGAGATTTAATGTTTTCATCGAATCTATATTATTTATAATCTCTTTTGCAATAGCTTTTTTATAGCTAAAAGGAGTAAGATAATAAGGTGTAATTCCTATGGCTTGTATGATTGCTGGCAAAAAATGAAAAATATCTTTGCGCTTTAACCCTTGGCTATCGTTAAGAGTACCTCTCACATAGAAATACAAAAAAGGCCCAGCCATTAGTAAGAAGGGAGTGAAATTATTATAAAAAATAGCTAATAAAAAGA
Above is a window of Flavobacterium sp. 123 DNA encoding:
- a CDS encoding AraC family transcriptional regulator, which produces MILFIAILMILLSIILVIYNWQINRNTMFLALFFAAISVYAITHYYVISGKSVFLLAIFYNNFTPFLLMAGPFLYFYVRGTLNDSQGLKRKDIFHFLPAIIQAIGITPYYLTPFSYKKAIAKEIINNIDSMKTLNLNFLFPVEFNFFFRTGMLLMYLFFCIYILWKFSPNKNPKNNIPVEQYLISYRWLVALLAMVAFLLINFFILTYNFLSDTPSHTITSSTIVYLNCGIAFSFLGISMLLFPKVLYGMPNYNSEKKNESKTKTSETDIKLGNANSTNLTKETVDESENPFNELAERIQIYLEKEKPYLAPSFSVGDMAIALQVHQNHISYCFNSILKIKFITLKNQLRIAHAIELLVNPEYSNLTIEAIAQKSGFTSRSNFYSIFKTEMGITPSDYLKMGNEDKASSFDFLKKNKLLSTKI